From one Trifolium pratense cultivar HEN17-A07 linkage group LG1, ARS_RC_1.1, whole genome shotgun sequence genomic stretch:
- the LOC123886310 gene encoding DNA-directed RNA polymerase III subunit 2-like isoform X1: protein MDKEFQNVPNKSAVDKFQLIPEFLKVRGLVKQHLDSFNYFVKTDIKKIVRANDRIQATYYPHIYLRFLNVKIGKPSITTDGITDIISPQTCRLSDRTYAAPIYVDIEYSQGSPDDLKIRKASDIIIGRLPIMLRSCCCVLDKRDEAELAKLGECPLDPGGYFIIKGTEKVILIQEQLSKNRIIIDTDKKKNITASVTSSTEIIKTKTTIVMEREKLWLELNQFRKKVPLMVVMKAMGMESDQEVAQLIGRDPRYTSLLLPSFEECTKCGVSTQANALAYLDSISKCAYQATKQPMFSNMQAEEVSNHEVSNPEEGKAFTILRDVFLANVPVHGDNFRPKCIYVAVMIRRIMNAILNKDAMDDKDYVGNKRLELSGQLISLLFEDLFKSMTTEVKKMADKELKPAKANKFDISRLIEKDHISLGLERTLSTGNFDIKRFKMHKSGVTQVLQRLSFISVLGQMTRVKPQFEKSRKVSGPRALQPSQWGMLCPCDTPEGESCGLVKNLALMTHVTTDEEEPPLISLCYTLGVEDMEHISGEELHTPDSFLVIFNGSILGKHRRPQRFATALRKLRRACRVGAFVSVYVNEKQCCVYIASDGGRVCRPLVIADKGISRVKDHHMKELKDGVCTFNDFLLNGLVEYLDVNEQNNALIALYEGKTTLETTHIEIEPFTILGVCAGLIPYPHHNQSPRNTYQCAMGKQAMGNIAYNQHRRMDTLLYLLVYPQRPLVTTKSIELVGYDKLGAGQNATVAVMSYSGYDIEDAIVMNKSSLDRGFGRCIFMKRYTAVRQRYPNGTADRIIGPNRARDTAGRMQILDDDGIAAPGEIISPNHIYINKQSPIETRNSVSSIAYRSTEQTFNKCYGGEVVDKVALCNDKDGNMCIKVLTRHTRRPELGDKFSSRHGQKGVCGTIVQQEDFPFSEKGICPDLIMNPHGFPSRMTVGKMIELLGGKAGVSCGRFHYGSAFGEASGHADNVETISETLVKHGFNYGGKDFIYSGITGCPLQAYIFMGPIYYQKLKHMVIDKMHARGVGPRTMMTRQPTEGRARNGGQRVGEMERDCLIAYGASMLIFERLMLSSDPYEVQVCGACGLLGYYNHKLKIGMCSSCKNGDQVSTVKMPYGCKLLIQELQSMNIVPRLKLEDDKV from the exons ATGGATAAAGAGTTTCAAAATGTTCCTAACAAATCTGCTGTTGACAAGTTTCAACTTATTCCCGAGTTCCTCAAG gttagAGGGTTGGTGAAGCAACATTTGGATTCTTTTAACTATTTTGTTAAAACTGATATCAAGAAAATTGTTCGTGCGAATGATCGTATTCAAGCTACTTATTACCCGCATATATATCTAAG GTTTTTGAATGTCAAAATTGGTAAACCGTCAATAACAACGGATGGTATTACTGATATTATCAGCCCACAGACATGCCGACTATCTGATCGCAC GTACGCGGCTCCGATATATGTTGATATTGAATACTCTCAGGGAAGCCCTGATGAcctaaaaataagaaaagcG TCCGATATAATTATTGGAAGATTGCCTATTATGTTGCGGAGTTGTTGTTGTGTTTTGGATAAGAGAGATGAAGCTGAGCTTGCAAAACTTG GCGAGTGTCCCCTTGATCCTGGAGGATATTTTATAATCAAAGGAACCGAAAAG GTGATTTTGATACAAGAACAACTTTCAAAGAATAGAATAATTATAGACACTgacaagaaaaaaaa TATTACTGCATCTGTTACAAGCAGCACGGagataataaaaacaaaaactacgATTGTGATGGAAAGGGAGAAGCTGTGGTTAGAATTGAATCAATTTAGGAAAAAG GTTCCTCTTATGGTTGTAATGAAAGCTATGGGGATGGAGAGCGATCAAGAAGTTGCACAATTGATTGGAAGAGATCCTCGTTACACTTCACTACTTTTGCCATCCTTTGAG GAATGTACAAAATGTGGTGTATCTACACAAGCCAATGCATTGGCGTACCTTGATTCAATTTCAAAG TGTGCATATCAGGCAACGAAACAACCCATGTTCTCAAACATGCAAGCCGAAGAGGTTTCAAATCATGAGGTTTCCAATCCTGAG GAAGGAAAAGCATTTACTATCCTAAGAGATGTATTTCTTGCAAATGTACCG GTGCACGGAGATAATTTCCGGCCGAAGTGTATATATGTTGCTGTTATGATCAGACGCATAATGAATGCAATTCTAAATAAGGATGCAATGGATGATAAG GATTATGTGGGGAACAAGCGATTGGAGTTATCTGGCCAGTTAATATCTCTTCTTTTTGAG GATCTTTTTAAGTCGATGACAACTGAAGTTAAGAAAATGGCAGACAAAGAATTGAAGCCAGCCAAGGCTAATAAGTTTGACATCTCTAGG CTTATCGAGAAAGATCATATCTCTCTTGGTCTGGAAAGGACTCTATCGACTGGTAATTTTGACATAAAAAGGTTCAAGATGCACAAGAGTGGAGTGACACAG GTGCTACAAAGATTATCATTTATAAGTGTTTTGGGCCAAATGACAAGAGTTAAACCACAGTTTGAGAAGTCCAGGAAAGTAAGTGGCCCTAGAGCATTGCAGCCTAGCCAG TGGGGCATGCTTTGTCCCTGTGATACTCCTGAAGGTGAATCTTGCGGACTAGTAAAGAATCTGGCTTTGATGACTCATGTCACTACTGATGAAGAGGAGCCCCCCCTGATTTCCCTG TGCTATACTTTGGGTGTTGAAGACATGGAACATATCTCTGGAGAAGAGCTTCATACACCCGATTCCTTTCTTGTCATTTTTAATGGTTCTATCCTTGGCAAGCATAGGAGACCACAG CGTTTTGCTACTGCATTGAGAAAGTTGCGGAGAGCTTGTCGAGTTGGTGCGTTTGTGAGTGTCTATGTCAATGAAAAGCAG TGTTGTGTTTACATAGCTTCTGATGGTGGTAGAGTTTGCCGTCCTCTTGTCATTGCTGACAAGGGAATATCAAGAGTCAAAGATCATCATATGAAAGAGTTAAAG GATGGTGTGTGCacatttaatgattttttactTAATGGCTTGGTTGAGTATCTTGATGTTAACGAGCAAAACAATGCTTTG attgcTTTATATGAAGGAAAGACGACATTAGAAACTACACATATTGAGATTGAGCCTTTTACTATCTTAGGAGTTTGTGCAGGGCTAATTCCATACCCTCATCATAATCAATCTCCCAGAAACACTTATCAG TGTGCAATGGGAAAGCAAGCTATGGGAAATATAGCATATAACCAG CACCGGCGGATGGACACCTTACTTTATCTACTGGTTTATCCTCAACGACCTTTGGTGACAACTAAATCAATTGAGCTG gttggatatGATAAGCTTGGAGCAGGTCAGAATGCCACTGTAGCCGTAATGAGCTACAGTGGTTATGATATCGAGGATGCAATTGTCATGAACAAGTCATCTCTTGATCGAGGCTTTGGTCGCTGCATATTTATGAAAAG GTATACTGCCGTCAGACAACGGTATCCGAATGGCACAGCAGATCGAATAATAGGACCAAATAGAGCTCGAGACACTGCGGGTCGTATGCAG ATACTTGATGATGATGGGATTGCTGCTCCTGGCGAAATTATTAGCCCAAATCACATTTATATCAACAAGCAATCACCAATTGAGACGCGGAATAGCGTATCTTCCATTGCATATCGTTCCACTGAGCAAACATTCAATAAATGTTACGGAGGTGAAGTAGTTGATAAGGTAGCTCTTTGCAATGATAAGGATGGCAACATGTGTATCAAAGTTCTAACCCGTCACACTCGGAGGCCTGAG CTTGGTGATAAATTCAGTAGCAGACATGGGCAGAAAGGTGTCTGTGGAACAATTGTCCAGCAGGAAGACTTTCCATTTTCTGAGAAAGGCATTTGTCCAGATCTGATTATGAACCCTCATGGGTTTCCAAG TCGAATGACAGTTGGAAAGATGATAGAGCTTCTTGGAGGAAAAGCAGGGGTTTCATGTGGTAGATTTCATTACGGCAGTGCTTTTGGGGAAGCAAGTGGTCATGCTGACAATGTTGAAACGATAAG TGAAACTCTTGTGAAACACGGCTTCAACTACGGTGGGAAAGACTTCATTTATTCAG gtATTACGGGTTGCCCATTACAAGCATATATTTTCATGGGGCCAATATACTACCAGAAATTAAAGCATATG GTTATCGATAAGATGCATGCTCGTGGTGTGGGCCCTCGTACCATGATGACTAGACAGCCTACAGAAGGGAGAGCTAGAAATGGAG gtCAACGAGTTGGAGAAATGGAACGTGATTGCTTAATTGCATACGGTGCTAGTATGTTGATTTTTGAGCGACTCATGCTATCCAGTGATCCTTATGAAGTTCAG GTCTGTGGAGCATGTGGATTGTTAGGATATTACAACCATAAGTTGAAAATTGGTATGTGTTCATCTTGCAAGAATGGAGACCAGGTTTCTACCGTGAAGATGCCATATGGATGCAAACTCTTGATTCAG gAACTTCAATCAATGAATATTGTTCCACGCTTAAAACTAGAAGATGACAAAGTTTAA
- the LOC123886310 gene encoding DNA-directed RNA polymerase III subunit 2-like isoform X3, with product MDKEFQNVPNKSAVDKFQLIPEFLKVRGLVKQHLDSFNYFVKTDIKKIVRANDRIQATYYPHIYLRFLNVKIGKPSITTDGITDIISPQTCRLSDRTYAAPIYVDIEYSQGSPDDLKIRKASDIIIGRLPIMLRSCCCVLDKRDEAELAKLGECPLDPGGYFIIKGTEKVILIQEQLSKNRIIIDTDKKKNITASVTSSTEIIKTKTTIVMEREKLWLELNQFRKKVPLMVVMKAMGMESDQEVAQLIGRDPRYTSLLLPSFEECTKCGVSTQANALAYLDSISKCAYQATKQPMFSNMQAEEVSNHEVSNPEEGKAFTILRDVFLANVPVHGDNFRPKCIYVAVMIRRIMNAILNKDAMDDKDYVGNKRLELSGQLISLLFEDLFKSMTTEVKKMADKELKPAKANKFDISRLIEKDHISLGLERTLSTGNFDIKRFKMHKSGVTQVLQRLSFISVLGQMTRVKPQFEKSRKVSGPRALQPSQWGMLCPCDTPEGESCGLVKNLALMTHVTTDEEEPPLISLCYTLGVEDMEHISGEELHTPDSFLVIFNGSILGKHRRPQRFATALRKLRRACRVGAFVSVYVNEKQCCVYIASDGGRVCRPLVIADKGISRVKDHHMKELKDGVCTFNDFLLNGLVEYLDVNEQNNALIALYEGKTTLETTHIEIEPFTILGVCAGLIPYPHHNQSPRNTYQCAMGKQAMGNIAYNQHRRMDTLLYLLVYPQRPLVTTKSIELVGYDKLGAGQNATVAVMSYSGYDIEDAIVMNKSSLDRGFGRCIFMKRYTAVRQRYPNGTADRIIGPNRARDTAGRMQILDDDGIAAPGEIISPNHIYINKQSPIETRNSVSSIAYRSTEQTFNKCYGGEVVDKVALCNDKDGNMCIKVLTRHTRRPELGDKFSSRHGQKGVCGTIVQQEDFPFSEKGICPDLIMNPHGFPSRMTVGKMIELLGGKAGVSCGRFHYGSAFGEASGHADNVETISETLVKHGFNYGGKDFIYSGITGCPLQAYIFMGPIYYQKLKHMVIDKMHARGVGPRTMMTRQPTEGRARNGGQRVGEMERDCLIAYGASMLIFERLMLSSDPYEVQENHS from the exons ATGGATAAAGAGTTTCAAAATGTTCCTAACAAATCTGCTGTTGACAAGTTTCAACTTATTCCCGAGTTCCTCAAG gttagAGGGTTGGTGAAGCAACATTTGGATTCTTTTAACTATTTTGTTAAAACTGATATCAAGAAAATTGTTCGTGCGAATGATCGTATTCAAGCTACTTATTACCCGCATATATATCTAAG GTTTTTGAATGTCAAAATTGGTAAACCGTCAATAACAACGGATGGTATTACTGATATTATCAGCCCACAGACATGCCGACTATCTGATCGCAC GTACGCGGCTCCGATATATGTTGATATTGAATACTCTCAGGGAAGCCCTGATGAcctaaaaataagaaaagcG TCCGATATAATTATTGGAAGATTGCCTATTATGTTGCGGAGTTGTTGTTGTGTTTTGGATAAGAGAGATGAAGCTGAGCTTGCAAAACTTG GCGAGTGTCCCCTTGATCCTGGAGGATATTTTATAATCAAAGGAACCGAAAAG GTGATTTTGATACAAGAACAACTTTCAAAGAATAGAATAATTATAGACACTgacaagaaaaaaaa TATTACTGCATCTGTTACAAGCAGCACGGagataataaaaacaaaaactacgATTGTGATGGAAAGGGAGAAGCTGTGGTTAGAATTGAATCAATTTAGGAAAAAG GTTCCTCTTATGGTTGTAATGAAAGCTATGGGGATGGAGAGCGATCAAGAAGTTGCACAATTGATTGGAAGAGATCCTCGTTACACTTCACTACTTTTGCCATCCTTTGAG GAATGTACAAAATGTGGTGTATCTACACAAGCCAATGCATTGGCGTACCTTGATTCAATTTCAAAG TGTGCATATCAGGCAACGAAACAACCCATGTTCTCAAACATGCAAGCCGAAGAGGTTTCAAATCATGAGGTTTCCAATCCTGAG GAAGGAAAAGCATTTACTATCCTAAGAGATGTATTTCTTGCAAATGTACCG GTGCACGGAGATAATTTCCGGCCGAAGTGTATATATGTTGCTGTTATGATCAGACGCATAATGAATGCAATTCTAAATAAGGATGCAATGGATGATAAG GATTATGTGGGGAACAAGCGATTGGAGTTATCTGGCCAGTTAATATCTCTTCTTTTTGAG GATCTTTTTAAGTCGATGACAACTGAAGTTAAGAAAATGGCAGACAAAGAATTGAAGCCAGCCAAGGCTAATAAGTTTGACATCTCTAGG CTTATCGAGAAAGATCATATCTCTCTTGGTCTGGAAAGGACTCTATCGACTGGTAATTTTGACATAAAAAGGTTCAAGATGCACAAGAGTGGAGTGACACAG GTGCTACAAAGATTATCATTTATAAGTGTTTTGGGCCAAATGACAAGAGTTAAACCACAGTTTGAGAAGTCCAGGAAAGTAAGTGGCCCTAGAGCATTGCAGCCTAGCCAG TGGGGCATGCTTTGTCCCTGTGATACTCCTGAAGGTGAATCTTGCGGACTAGTAAAGAATCTGGCTTTGATGACTCATGTCACTACTGATGAAGAGGAGCCCCCCCTGATTTCCCTG TGCTATACTTTGGGTGTTGAAGACATGGAACATATCTCTGGAGAAGAGCTTCATACACCCGATTCCTTTCTTGTCATTTTTAATGGTTCTATCCTTGGCAAGCATAGGAGACCACAG CGTTTTGCTACTGCATTGAGAAAGTTGCGGAGAGCTTGTCGAGTTGGTGCGTTTGTGAGTGTCTATGTCAATGAAAAGCAG TGTTGTGTTTACATAGCTTCTGATGGTGGTAGAGTTTGCCGTCCTCTTGTCATTGCTGACAAGGGAATATCAAGAGTCAAAGATCATCATATGAAAGAGTTAAAG GATGGTGTGTGCacatttaatgattttttactTAATGGCTTGGTTGAGTATCTTGATGTTAACGAGCAAAACAATGCTTTG attgcTTTATATGAAGGAAAGACGACATTAGAAACTACACATATTGAGATTGAGCCTTTTACTATCTTAGGAGTTTGTGCAGGGCTAATTCCATACCCTCATCATAATCAATCTCCCAGAAACACTTATCAG TGTGCAATGGGAAAGCAAGCTATGGGAAATATAGCATATAACCAG CACCGGCGGATGGACACCTTACTTTATCTACTGGTTTATCCTCAACGACCTTTGGTGACAACTAAATCAATTGAGCTG gttggatatGATAAGCTTGGAGCAGGTCAGAATGCCACTGTAGCCGTAATGAGCTACAGTGGTTATGATATCGAGGATGCAATTGTCATGAACAAGTCATCTCTTGATCGAGGCTTTGGTCGCTGCATATTTATGAAAAG GTATACTGCCGTCAGACAACGGTATCCGAATGGCACAGCAGATCGAATAATAGGACCAAATAGAGCTCGAGACACTGCGGGTCGTATGCAG ATACTTGATGATGATGGGATTGCTGCTCCTGGCGAAATTATTAGCCCAAATCACATTTATATCAACAAGCAATCACCAATTGAGACGCGGAATAGCGTATCTTCCATTGCATATCGTTCCACTGAGCAAACATTCAATAAATGTTACGGAGGTGAAGTAGTTGATAAGGTAGCTCTTTGCAATGATAAGGATGGCAACATGTGTATCAAAGTTCTAACCCGTCACACTCGGAGGCCTGAG CTTGGTGATAAATTCAGTAGCAGACATGGGCAGAAAGGTGTCTGTGGAACAATTGTCCAGCAGGAAGACTTTCCATTTTCTGAGAAAGGCATTTGTCCAGATCTGATTATGAACCCTCATGGGTTTCCAAG TCGAATGACAGTTGGAAAGATGATAGAGCTTCTTGGAGGAAAAGCAGGGGTTTCATGTGGTAGATTTCATTACGGCAGTGCTTTTGGGGAAGCAAGTGGTCATGCTGACAATGTTGAAACGATAAG TGAAACTCTTGTGAAACACGGCTTCAACTACGGTGGGAAAGACTTCATTTATTCAG gtATTACGGGTTGCCCATTACAAGCATATATTTTCATGGGGCCAATATACTACCAGAAATTAAAGCATATG GTTATCGATAAGATGCATGCTCGTGGTGTGGGCCCTCGTACCATGATGACTAGACAGCCTACAGAAGGGAGAGCTAGAAATGGAG gtCAACGAGTTGGAGAAATGGAACGTGATTGCTTAATTGCATACGGTGCTAGTATGTTGATTTTTGAGCGACTCATGCTATCCAGTGATCCTTATGAAGTTCAG GAGAATCACAGTTGA
- the LOC123886310 gene encoding DNA-directed RNA polymerase III subunit 2-like isoform X2 yields the protein MDKEFQNVPNKSAVDKFQLIPEFLKVRGLVKQHLDSFNYFVKTDIKKIVRANDRIQATYYPHIYLRFLNVKIGKPSITTDGITDIISPQTCRLSDRTYAAPIYVDIEYSQGSPDDLKIRKASDIIIGRLPIMLRSCCCVLDKRDEAELAKLGECPLDPGGYFIIKGTEKVILIQEQLSKNRIIIDTDKKKNITASVTSSTEIIKTKTTIVMEREKLWLELNQFRKKVPLMVVMKAMGMESDQEVAQLIGRDPRYTSLLLPSFEECTKCGVSTQANALAYLDSISKCAYQATKQPMFSNMQAEEVSNHEEGKAFTILRDVFLANVPVHGDNFRPKCIYVAVMIRRIMNAILNKDAMDDKDYVGNKRLELSGQLISLLFEDLFKSMTTEVKKMADKELKPAKANKFDISRLIEKDHISLGLERTLSTGNFDIKRFKMHKSGVTQVLQRLSFISVLGQMTRVKPQFEKSRKVSGPRALQPSQWGMLCPCDTPEGESCGLVKNLALMTHVTTDEEEPPLISLCYTLGVEDMEHISGEELHTPDSFLVIFNGSILGKHRRPQRFATALRKLRRACRVGAFVSVYVNEKQCCVYIASDGGRVCRPLVIADKGISRVKDHHMKELKDGVCTFNDFLLNGLVEYLDVNEQNNALIALYEGKTTLETTHIEIEPFTILGVCAGLIPYPHHNQSPRNTYQCAMGKQAMGNIAYNQHRRMDTLLYLLVYPQRPLVTTKSIELVGYDKLGAGQNATVAVMSYSGYDIEDAIVMNKSSLDRGFGRCIFMKRYTAVRQRYPNGTADRIIGPNRARDTAGRMQILDDDGIAAPGEIISPNHIYINKQSPIETRNSVSSIAYRSTEQTFNKCYGGEVVDKVALCNDKDGNMCIKVLTRHTRRPELGDKFSSRHGQKGVCGTIVQQEDFPFSEKGICPDLIMNPHGFPSRMTVGKMIELLGGKAGVSCGRFHYGSAFGEASGHADNVETISETLVKHGFNYGGKDFIYSGITGCPLQAYIFMGPIYYQKLKHMVIDKMHARGVGPRTMMTRQPTEGRARNGGQRVGEMERDCLIAYGASMLIFERLMLSSDPYEVQVCGACGLLGYYNHKLKIGMCSSCKNGDQVSTVKMPYGCKLLIQELQSMNIVPRLKLEDDKV from the exons ATGGATAAAGAGTTTCAAAATGTTCCTAACAAATCTGCTGTTGACAAGTTTCAACTTATTCCCGAGTTCCTCAAG gttagAGGGTTGGTGAAGCAACATTTGGATTCTTTTAACTATTTTGTTAAAACTGATATCAAGAAAATTGTTCGTGCGAATGATCGTATTCAAGCTACTTATTACCCGCATATATATCTAAG GTTTTTGAATGTCAAAATTGGTAAACCGTCAATAACAACGGATGGTATTACTGATATTATCAGCCCACAGACATGCCGACTATCTGATCGCAC GTACGCGGCTCCGATATATGTTGATATTGAATACTCTCAGGGAAGCCCTGATGAcctaaaaataagaaaagcG TCCGATATAATTATTGGAAGATTGCCTATTATGTTGCGGAGTTGTTGTTGTGTTTTGGATAAGAGAGATGAAGCTGAGCTTGCAAAACTTG GCGAGTGTCCCCTTGATCCTGGAGGATATTTTATAATCAAAGGAACCGAAAAG GTGATTTTGATACAAGAACAACTTTCAAAGAATAGAATAATTATAGACACTgacaagaaaaaaaa TATTACTGCATCTGTTACAAGCAGCACGGagataataaaaacaaaaactacgATTGTGATGGAAAGGGAGAAGCTGTGGTTAGAATTGAATCAATTTAGGAAAAAG GTTCCTCTTATGGTTGTAATGAAAGCTATGGGGATGGAGAGCGATCAAGAAGTTGCACAATTGATTGGAAGAGATCCTCGTTACACTTCACTACTTTTGCCATCCTTTGAG GAATGTACAAAATGTGGTGTATCTACACAAGCCAATGCATTGGCGTACCTTGATTCAATTTCAAAG TGTGCATATCAGGCAACGAAACAACCCATGTTCTCAAACATGCAAGCCGAAGAGGTTTCAAATCATGAG GAAGGAAAAGCATTTACTATCCTAAGAGATGTATTTCTTGCAAATGTACCG GTGCACGGAGATAATTTCCGGCCGAAGTGTATATATGTTGCTGTTATGATCAGACGCATAATGAATGCAATTCTAAATAAGGATGCAATGGATGATAAG GATTATGTGGGGAACAAGCGATTGGAGTTATCTGGCCAGTTAATATCTCTTCTTTTTGAG GATCTTTTTAAGTCGATGACAACTGAAGTTAAGAAAATGGCAGACAAAGAATTGAAGCCAGCCAAGGCTAATAAGTTTGACATCTCTAGG CTTATCGAGAAAGATCATATCTCTCTTGGTCTGGAAAGGACTCTATCGACTGGTAATTTTGACATAAAAAGGTTCAAGATGCACAAGAGTGGAGTGACACAG GTGCTACAAAGATTATCATTTATAAGTGTTTTGGGCCAAATGACAAGAGTTAAACCACAGTTTGAGAAGTCCAGGAAAGTAAGTGGCCCTAGAGCATTGCAGCCTAGCCAG TGGGGCATGCTTTGTCCCTGTGATACTCCTGAAGGTGAATCTTGCGGACTAGTAAAGAATCTGGCTTTGATGACTCATGTCACTACTGATGAAGAGGAGCCCCCCCTGATTTCCCTG TGCTATACTTTGGGTGTTGAAGACATGGAACATATCTCTGGAGAAGAGCTTCATACACCCGATTCCTTTCTTGTCATTTTTAATGGTTCTATCCTTGGCAAGCATAGGAGACCACAG CGTTTTGCTACTGCATTGAGAAAGTTGCGGAGAGCTTGTCGAGTTGGTGCGTTTGTGAGTGTCTATGTCAATGAAAAGCAG TGTTGTGTTTACATAGCTTCTGATGGTGGTAGAGTTTGCCGTCCTCTTGTCATTGCTGACAAGGGAATATCAAGAGTCAAAGATCATCATATGAAAGAGTTAAAG GATGGTGTGTGCacatttaatgattttttactTAATGGCTTGGTTGAGTATCTTGATGTTAACGAGCAAAACAATGCTTTG attgcTTTATATGAAGGAAAGACGACATTAGAAACTACACATATTGAGATTGAGCCTTTTACTATCTTAGGAGTTTGTGCAGGGCTAATTCCATACCCTCATCATAATCAATCTCCCAGAAACACTTATCAG TGTGCAATGGGAAAGCAAGCTATGGGAAATATAGCATATAACCAG CACCGGCGGATGGACACCTTACTTTATCTACTGGTTTATCCTCAACGACCTTTGGTGACAACTAAATCAATTGAGCTG gttggatatGATAAGCTTGGAGCAGGTCAGAATGCCACTGTAGCCGTAATGAGCTACAGTGGTTATGATATCGAGGATGCAATTGTCATGAACAAGTCATCTCTTGATCGAGGCTTTGGTCGCTGCATATTTATGAAAAG GTATACTGCCGTCAGACAACGGTATCCGAATGGCACAGCAGATCGAATAATAGGACCAAATAGAGCTCGAGACACTGCGGGTCGTATGCAG ATACTTGATGATGATGGGATTGCTGCTCCTGGCGAAATTATTAGCCCAAATCACATTTATATCAACAAGCAATCACCAATTGAGACGCGGAATAGCGTATCTTCCATTGCATATCGTTCCACTGAGCAAACATTCAATAAATGTTACGGAGGTGAAGTAGTTGATAAGGTAGCTCTTTGCAATGATAAGGATGGCAACATGTGTATCAAAGTTCTAACCCGTCACACTCGGAGGCCTGAG CTTGGTGATAAATTCAGTAGCAGACATGGGCAGAAAGGTGTCTGTGGAACAATTGTCCAGCAGGAAGACTTTCCATTTTCTGAGAAAGGCATTTGTCCAGATCTGATTATGAACCCTCATGGGTTTCCAAG TCGAATGACAGTTGGAAAGATGATAGAGCTTCTTGGAGGAAAAGCAGGGGTTTCATGTGGTAGATTTCATTACGGCAGTGCTTTTGGGGAAGCAAGTGGTCATGCTGACAATGTTGAAACGATAAG TGAAACTCTTGTGAAACACGGCTTCAACTACGGTGGGAAAGACTTCATTTATTCAG gtATTACGGGTTGCCCATTACAAGCATATATTTTCATGGGGCCAATATACTACCAGAAATTAAAGCATATG GTTATCGATAAGATGCATGCTCGTGGTGTGGGCCCTCGTACCATGATGACTAGACAGCCTACAGAAGGGAGAGCTAGAAATGGAG gtCAACGAGTTGGAGAAATGGAACGTGATTGCTTAATTGCATACGGTGCTAGTATGTTGATTTTTGAGCGACTCATGCTATCCAGTGATCCTTATGAAGTTCAG GTCTGTGGAGCATGTGGATTGTTAGGATATTACAACCATAAGTTGAAAATTGGTATGTGTTCATCTTGCAAGAATGGAGACCAGGTTTCTACCGTGAAGATGCCATATGGATGCAAACTCTTGATTCAG gAACTTCAATCAATGAATATTGTTCCACGCTTAAAACTAGAAGATGACAAAGTTTAA